TGGCTTTGCACGACCGCGCCACCTTGATCGGCATAATTATCAATAAAGCGTGAATCACTGATTAACACACGTCCAGCATTGGCGACTGCGCCACCACTAGCACAATAAAAATTACCAACCCCACCATTTTGAACAAACAGGCTGTTGATAATTTCGGCCTCAGCACCTTGATTAATTTTGACTGCGCGTGGCTGATTTTGCTGAAATTCGCTAGCTTCGATCAACGTCATGCCTTTGATCGTATCGATGGCTGCGCCTTGCTCGCCTTGACCAATTGCCAAACGAATCTGGCTCTGGCTAAGCGTCAAATTGCCACCATCGTTGGCAATCGCCATACCTGTGCCCGCCGTATCGGCCTCAAAAATTGTGTTAGCAATGTTGACCGTGCTTTGTTTGATGTAGAGACTGCCACCTATGCCAACGCCACCCATAAAAATGGTGCGCACCTCGTTATCGTTGAAAAAGCTGTTTTGAATGTTGAGCGTGCCCACCAAACTGGCCACCCCACCACCATAATTGGCGAGACCATATAAAATTGGCGAAGTAATAATGCCATTGTGAATCACACGAACATGATTGAGGGTTAAATTACCGTTGCGTTGAAAAATACCATGCCCATAATAGGTTGCCGTATCATCATTATTCAAAATATAGCCGTTGCGAACTTCTACATGCTCTAAGGTCAATCGGCCTTCGTGCAGTTCCAACACGCGATCAGTCACGTTTCCATCGATAATCGTGGTCGCTGAACTCACTCCCGTAATTTGCACCGATCCACGCAGATCCAAATCGCCAGTTAGGCCTTGATCGTCGTCACGGCCAGTTTTGGTTAGCCGATAGACTCCAGCGGGCAGCAAAATCTGATCAGCGCCAGCGCCAGCCGGGCAAGCATCCACCACTTGATCGCTGGTAGCGGCCAAAACTGCCTCGCGTAGTGAACACGTTTGGTTGCTGGGGTTAGTATCATCAACCGTCGTGGTAACTTGAATCTGATTGGTAGGGGTAGCATGGCTCGCTTGCGGCTGAGCAGAATACCAACTACTGCCTACTAGAAATGCTAGTAAACTCCAACGAAAAGACCTCATTGTGGTTCCTCCAGGGGCAATAAACAATATCTGGCTATTGTAAAAGTCCACCTGAGGCTGTCAAGCATGCTAGAGTGCAGGTGCTGTTAGGTCATAAATTATTAAATGACGAATCTCTAAGGCCTGATTTGAATGAGAAAGTATACCACCACGTAAAAGTCCACGTGGCGAAACTTGGGCATATTGGTTGTCGAGCCATACAATTAAACCTAAATTGCTGGTTGGCAAGCTGGCGGTTTTGAGTACCAATTGCTGATCAAGCCAAAATTCCACCCGATCAGCATACCAATCGATTTGATATTGCTGCCATGTATTCCAAGTGAGTTGGATTGGCTGGCTACGCACGCCCAAAGCCAGTTGCACCAACGGCAAGCAACAGCGTTGGCGGAACCAAGTGTTTTGGCTCAGCACCAAGGCCAAGGGAGCCAGTGGCAACAAGCCCAAACACCAGCCCAAGCGCGGTACAAAGCTCATCGCCAGCCAGCCGTTATTCGCGCCGTTGGCAGTTAATTCAAGTTGGCTAGCAGTGCTCGCATAGAAAAACCATAATGCTTGAGGTAGCCGCAAACGCCGCAAGCCCGTGCCAGCCGGGTCATTCCACCAGCCAAAGCCTGCTGTACCCACAAAATCCTGAGGATCGCCACAAAACCGCGCTTCGAGTTGCAAACGCACTGGAGCATGCCAGCCCAAGCCGTTTTCAACATAATCATCCAATTGCGCATCGCTGTAAACCATGCGATCATGCTGATGCAGGGCGAGCCGCACGCCAGCCTCAATTGGCTGAATTTCGGCCTGATTGGGTGTCCAAGCATGCCAGCGTCTCCCCCAAAACGAGCGAAAAGCCATTAGGAGACTCCTATGTCGCAAGCCTTGTTAATTTTTGATGGAACCTGCGATTTTTGCACGCGTGCCGCCCGTTGGATCAAACACCTCGATCGCCAACAACGAATTCGGATTGAGCCATTTCAAAAACCTGGCGTACCTGAATCGGTTGGTTTGAGCTACGCTCAATGTGAGCAAGCAGCTTGGATGCAAACCAGCGAGGGCAAATTATGGCGCGGCGCTGGGGCGGTTAATGCAGCGCTGAGCATCGCCACGGGCAAGCGTTTGGCCTTAGGCTTTTACCAACTTTGGGGGATTCGCCACATTCAAGATAGCGTCTACAAGTTGGTGGTCAAATATCGCCATCGTATTCCAGGCGATACCCCCCATTGCCAACAGTTTCCTGCCGATTGCCCAAAATTAGGCTGAGCCAAGCTGTTCAAGCAGCCATTCGAGGGCACGCTTGGCTGAAGCCTGTTTATTGCCTAGCCGATCGTAGGGCCAAATATGCTGCTCGACCAAGCTTTGGTTGGGCAAGTGCAACCCCAAATAGACTAAGCCGACTGGCTTTTCAGGGCTACCGCCACCTGGACCAGCAATACCAGTCGTGCTTAGTCCAACTGTTGCGCCCAAGGCTTGAGCCGTACCTTGAGCCATGTCCAAGGCCGTTTCAGCACTCACCGCGCCAACGGTCGCCAAGGTTGAAGTTGGTACATGCAGCAACGTTTGCTTGGCGCTATTGGCATAGGCAATAATTCCGCCCAAATAGACCACCGAACTACCAGCAATGTTGGTCAGCCAATCGCCCAACAACCCGCCAGTACACGATTCGGCGGTTGCCAGCGTCCATTGACGTTGGGCAAGGGCGGTAATCACTGCTTGGGCTAAGGCTTGCGACATCGATTTATCCTGCCCGCTGTTTGCCGAGTAACCGAAATGCCGTAAAACCCAAATAAATAATAAAGCCAATAATTAAAAGCTTAAATAAGCCCTTAAAGAGCATGCCAACAAACAACAAGGCCAGAATAGCCAAAATAATTTGCACCAGTGTACGTTTCATCGTTGGTTCCTTCTATGATAGGCCAATATCCCAAGTGGCGGCGATTTCTTCTTTAGTGAATGAGCGAAAAGCCAAGACGGTTGAGGTGCGCACAATGCCCTTGAGGCTGCCAATTTGGTCGGGCACAGTTTTGGCGAGCTGATCATAATCGGCCAAACGCACAATCGCGATAATATCCCATTCGCCAGTGACCGAATAGACCTCAGCCACACCTTCAATTGCGGTTAAGCCCGCCGCTACGCCGTTGGCAGCGCTTGGTTCAGTTTGAATATGCACAAATGCGGTAATCATCGCTAGTTCCTCGCCATAGCATCCAAAAAAGTTAGGGCTATTTTAACACACTCGCCAATCGGCTTAGGGCAGCAGCCGTAGGCGCTGAATCGTGACGGTTTGCTGCTCAGCACCCGTTACGACTGGATCAAGTCGCAACATGCCGATTGGGCCTTGCCATGTTGCTATTTGGCTGAGATCAAGGGTGTAGGTATGCAGCGCTCCATCGCCAATCACATCCCATGAGACCGAATGATCTTCAGTTGCACCCTCGCCAGGAGCCATCCAATACAGTTGACTATGTTGATTTGGCAGTGTGCTGGCCATGGTAATTTCAAGCTTGCGCCATTGGCTGCTCTCCAGATTAATCCGTGGGCTAAGCAAATGCGGGTCTTGCTGAGGGATAAATCTCCAGCCAGCGCCCCAAGTGCTGGCAGTAATAAAATTCTCGCGCCAGCCCAAACTCCAATGCTGCCAGTGCCAATCGGGCAAGCCTTGAGGAATCGGGTCGAGCTTGAGATAACTGGCATGGGTCAGGGTTATTGGCTGAGCTTGGGCTAAAAACGGGGCAAAACATGCGGCAACTGCTGATTGCTCTAGCCCATAGCGTTCGAGCAAAATTGGGCTAGGCTCGATTGCCTGTTGATCAAGCCAAACCGTATAGCCAGCACTGGTGGTATCGACGATTTTGGCACTAATTTCCAAGCAACCATGCTGCCAATCGCCAGGGCTAACGCTGAGTGGTAGGCTGTTTGGGCGCTCAAATTCATATTCGGCATACAAGGCTTGCAAGCCATTCGGCACGAAATAAAAATCATTGGGCGTGCCAGTCTTGGCTAATTCAGTGATTATTCGGCGATCTTGATCGTTGGCAGCATCGCCATTGGCATAAATTTGCCAGCCATTGCTTAAACTCATGCCAACCAAGGCCCAACTTAGGGCTGGCTGCCACCAACGGCGCTGCGGTAGATTGATCGTATGTAAACTAAGCGTGATCAATAAAGCCCACGGCGGCAAGCAAGCAATCCAAAATTCAATATTATCGGGTTCCCACCAGCCAAAAAATAGGCTATAACTGATAAGCCAGGTTGCAGCCAATACCACCAATGTTTGTGATTGTCGCCAAATCAAACGCCAACGCCAAGCGATTAAGCCACAGCTGGCTAGCAAAACCACGCCACCCATCCAAGCGTGGATCGTATGCTGCCAGCCGTTGAGCAAATTGGCAAAGGTGTTAGCATTAGTTGTGCCCCACAAACCAGTGTTGGCATATTCAAACAGCCACTGTTGCACTTGTGGCCATGTGCGGAAGCCACTCAAGCCAAACATCACCACAGCATAGCTACCGCCAACTACTAGCAACCCAACCATGGCATAGTGCAAAAATGCCTGCCAGCGTTGTTTCCAAGCGGTAGTACCCCATGCAGCGCTCAGCCAAACCACCAGCACAGGCACAAGCCAGAGCACATTAGTTTGATGAAATAGAATTGCCGCGCTATGGGCTAGCCCAAGCCAGCGCCAATTGCTCAACGTTTGGGGCGTTTGAGCCAGTCGAAGCAACAAGCCAGTAGCGATAATTAAAAACAAGCCCGCCAAGGTATAGACCTCGACCTCAACTGCGTAATACCACCAAGCATAGGCTCCGCCAACCAACACACTGCCGCTAGTTGCCAGCCAAGGCTGGTTGGTCAAACGCTGAAGCAAACGCCACCACATGATCACGCCGCTGGCTCCAGCCAGCACATTCAGCATTTGCAACGGCCCAAATGCCATGCCGTGATAGCCCAAACCTTGGCTGAGCCAATAGACAATCTCGCCAAGCGGCCCATAGAATAGATGATGAGGATGAAACGATTCGCGCCATGGCTTGGCTTGCACCGCCGTCGCGTAGGAGTAGGCATCGAAGGTATGAATTTGGGTGAGCGTCAGGCTATAAAGCATAACCAAACCCAGCCACGCCAAACCAAGCTTTAAACGAGAATGTTGCTGCATGCGGCTTCCAAAAAGCGAGCTAAAACAATGACACAGCCTGTTGTCCAGACTGTGCCATAGTACCATTGAATAGGCGATAGGTTATTTAGTTGTCCAAGGCAGATAGGTTTTTTGCAGTGGTGGAGTTACCACAACTGTGCCTTGCATATTACCATGCAAGCTACAAACATAGCTGAAGGTGCCAACTTGATCGAAGGTTACTGCATAATCTTGGTTCTGGCTGAGGTTGCCTGAATCCCAAACGAACGGTGTTTGGCTGCGAGTTGTCGTGTGAGTTGAAGCATCAAGGTTACGCCACAAGATGCTCGTTCCCAAAGTAACCGTAATTGGGCTAGGGCTAAAGCGGAAGTTTTGAATATTGACGGTTTGGGTCGTCGCGAAATCAAAGTCTTGGATGATGGTCTGATTGAGCACTACGGTTACCGTTGCCACTTGGGTTTCCAAAGCCATAAATTCGCTAGAAATCGTAAAGGTTCCGGCTGGTAAATCCAAACTATAATCGCCGTTAGCATCGGTTTCGGTTGTGAAATTGCCTGGGTTGGCAGTGATGCTTACGCCAGCGCGGCCAGTGCCATTGAGGGTTGCATTCCCGCTGACTGTACCACCACCAAATTCAAAGTCTTCAGTGGCAACTTGACCTTTGACAATCGTTACTTGGCGGGTCATTGGCGTTTCATTTGGCACCGTCACGGTTGCGGTGTAGAGGCCTGCTGGCAAGCTGGTGCTATAAACCCCAGTGGTTTTGCCGAATTCAACTACACCAACGCTATTTTCCAAGCGAATGGTTGCTGAGGTTGCCGCCGTGCCATCAACCGTGATGCTGCCTTGCAAGGTTGGGGCAATGGCAGTCAAAGCATTAACATAGCCATGGCCAAAGGTGTTGTTAGGAATGCTTGTGCCAGCAACGCCACCACAGGTTTGGGTTGAAGGCGCTGGGGTAGCGGTTTCTTGCAAGATTGCGCGAGTTAGATCAACTTGGCCTTGTAGTTCTGGGCGAGCCGACCATAACAAGGCCACGACCCCAACCACGTGTGGGCTAGCCATACTCGTGCCTGAGCTTGAACCATAGGTACTATCACTACCATTGGTTGCCGAGCGAACGCTCGAACCAGGCGCAGAAATATCTGGGCCAATCCGGCTAGCACCATTATTGGTAGCAGGACCGCGGCTGCTAAACCCAGAAATTGCGCCACTTGAGGTATGTGAGCCAACCACAAAGCTTTCAGGGTAGATCGCGACTGGCGTGGTGATAGTAGCACAGCTGCTACCATCATTCCCAGCTGAAGCCACAAACATAATCCCAGCATTGGTCACATTTTGAACTGAAGTTTGAATCCCGTCAGAAGGCGTATTGGTACAACCTTCTGTGTCTGGACAACCCCACGAGTTGTTGACAACGTGTGGTGCTTTGCTGGGGTCGCCTTGAGCACTAGTGCCAGCAGCGGGGAATGGAGCCAGCATCCAGTCGATACAGCGAATGTAGGTTGCAGGCGTACCATTGCCAGCATCCATGTTACGGCAGGCGATCCATTTTGCGCCAGGTGCAACCCCAATTTGTTCGCCTGTGCCGTTATCGCCCACAACCGTACCAACGGTGTGAGTTCCATGCGAGTTATCATCACAAGGTGCATTGATCGCAATCCCACAGGGGTTGCTGCCACCTAACGAGGTGCGAATGCCGTCGTACCAGTTGTAATCGTGGCTAGCATTTGCGCCATCCCAGCCGCGATATTTATTCTTCAATGCAGCGTGAGTCCAGCGCACGCCAGTATCTTCGCCTGCAATCACAATCCCTTGGCCAGTAATGCCTTTAGCCCAAACTTGAGGCGCTTTCACATAATCAACACCCCATGTCGTGGTATTGACTGTTTGTGGTGCTGGATTGGTTTCGGCAACTGGTTTTTCGACCTTGACCACAATCGAATCTTCAATCAATTGCTTAACACTGGCTTGCTCGGCCAGCCATTGAGCACTAGCTAAATCAAGTGTCGCATACAAGGCATTAACCGAGAGAAAGCCCTCTGATCGAATACCACGGTTGCTAAGTTCGGCGAGCAACGGGGTTTGATCGCGTTGGGCTTGTTGACGAAGGGCAGCAACGACTGCCGCACCTTTGGCTTCTTTGCTTGCCAAACGATCAGCAAAGTTGGTATCGACTTGGGCTTGCAATAGCACCAACGTTGGTACTTGTTGGCCTGCATTCAGCTTTGCCAGCAGGGCTGAATCGGCTTTGCTCGCGAGGCGGTCGGGGGTGTTGGCGGAGGCGCTTGGCAGACAAAAAGCTGCCAACACCATCAGGAGGATGAATGGTTTGATCAGACGCATAGGCTCCCCACACAGGTAAAAGATATTAAGGTTGAAGGCAAGTATAGCAAACTTTTGGGCATGGTAAAATAGCATGATGCTGATAGATTGCCCAATACGCTGAAATGGAAAACTATGGAAGATTTTTTGCGCCGAGCAGCGGCGGATTTACATATTGGGGTTGAACAAACCAGCCCAACCACTTGGACGCTGACGATCCCCGGGAGTTTGGCGCGGGTTTTTGGCAAAGAAACGGTTTTGGTAACAACCGATAAGCAGGTGGCGGCGCTCGATCCTGATCTTCAATTACTTTCGCCGAACTCATCGTTAACCTTGCGCTTAGCCGAGCAACTGCGCTCACGTGGGCGGCCAACCCATCGCGCTCGCTTGGAATGGTATCCCGATCAAGCATCATTGCTGGCCGATGTGCAGGAAGCTCAATTAATTCAAGGCCCAAGCTTGCAACTGAGCGGGTTGCAACAACATATTGTATTGCGAATTACCTTTCGCATTCGCTTTGAACGCGAGGTGATTGAGGAAAAAATGGTGGCCTGTTGTGTCGATTATGAAACTGGCCAAGTTTGGCCAACGATCACCGACATCACCAATTTGCGCGATCAACTCACGCCGTTGCCCTCAACTGGCCTAACCGATGAGCATGTGAATGTGGCATTGCACCATGCCCGCCGCTGGCTTGAGCGCTTGCTCTACCCGCAAAAAGCGCTGCACGAAGCCCAACTGGCCCAACTACTGGCAGTCGAAAAAGCGCGGATCAACGCCTTTTACGATGCGCTCGAAGAAGATTCGGGCCTAGCACTGGGAGCCAAAGAGGGCGAATCCAACAAGCAATATGCCCTCGAAGAAGAACGTAAACGCCTACTCGATGAGCAAGAATATCGTTATGCCTTATCGTTGGCAGCCGAAACTGTCAGCGTAGCAACAATTCAAACGCCAGTGCTGCATATTGGCAGCAAACAACAACCACATTTAATTGCGATCTCGCCCTTATTCGAGCCGATGATTCAATTGCCCCATTGCCAAACCTGTGGCCGCCAAGCCAGTTTGGTACAGCATAAAGAGCAATTGGTTTGCAATGTTTGCCATCAGGTGCTAGCACAATAATTTTTGCCCTCACCCCTCACCTCAACCTTTCAAAGGATAGCTGACGTTCCCTCACCCCTAACCCCTCGCCCACTGCGGTGGGCGAGGGGCGTTCACCGTTCATGATGGGAGGGTTCCCCCTCGCCTCGCTGGGCGGGAGAGGGGGTGAGGGGGTGAGGGCATGCCAATCGATGGGAAATCCCACCCAATTATTGGTAAGAATCGGCTCTTATAAGGTCTAGGGGGCGAGGGCATGCCAAACTCCTAGCTATCCAGCCGACCTTCGTAAAAGCCTATTACTTAATAAAGGTTAATCAAGGATAGGACTTAAGGCGCTTGCAAGGGCTTGCAAACAAAACTATGATACTAGCCAAGCATAGATCCTTTAGCCCTGAACGTTACACCCTTTCTATGCAAATCAGTTTTCGTAGCCTGTAGAATTGGCATAGTACTGAGCGTTGCAGAAGCGAAAGGGGAAGTATGCGTTACACCCAGCCCTATCTTGAATCGTTGCGCCCAATTGGCGACCCTGCCGCCGATCGCTTGATTGAACAATTGGCCAGTAATGGCGATTTAGCGCGGGTCAGCCAAGTGTTACGTCAAATCACCAAAAACGATCAGCCTTTACCCCGCGATTTACCCCCTGTTTTGTTTGATTGGCTTGAACACCATTGTAGCCCGCATGGGTCAATCGATTGGCAACGGATCAATAATGGCGCAGCATTTTTCGCTCGCTACGGCATGGCAATCACGGTGGTACTCTCAACCGCAGCCTTGATTGGCTGTTATGCCGCCCAAAAAGGGGTCAAAGTGCTGACCCAAACCCAACGCTTGCAGGCGGAACCTTATCGCCGAGTCACTGAATCGGGCCATTTTTTGATGACGGTATTACAGCCGCAGGCGCTCCAAACCAACGGGGCGGGCTTGCAGGTGATTCAAAAAGTGCGCCTAATGCACGCCGCTGTGCGTTATCAAATTGCTCACGCTGGCCAATGGAAGAGCGCTGAGCTTGGTGTACCGATTTGCCAAGAAGATATGCTGGGAACGCTGATGGTGTTTTCGTATGGCGTTATTTGGGGCTTGGAGCAATTGGGCTATCGCATAGCCGCTCAAGCTGCCGAAGATTTTTTGTATACTTGGTGTGTGATTGGCGAATTGATCGGGATTGATCCGACGAGCTTACCACGCTCGATGGCTGAAGCCGAAGATCTGGCCTATAGCATTTCTAATCGTCAGCATGGCCCGTCTGATGAGGGGCGCGAATTGACTCAAGCGCTGCTAGCAATGCACACTGGGCTATTACCAGGTCGCTTTTTCGATGGCATGGTTCCAGCATTAATTCATCATCTCGCAGGTGATGAGGTTGCTCGCTGGATGGGCGTGCCGCAAACCCGTTGGAAATATGCGGTACGCTATCTCAAAACCCTCAATAGTGCCATGCGCAGCATCACCCAACGCTTTCCAGCTATCGATGAGCAATTTGATCGACTGACCTTCTTGCTGCTCCAACGTTGGACTGGCGCAATCCATCGTGGCGAACTTTAGCGAAACTCTCAGCGAACGCGTGGCCTAATTTTCAACCAAGCCCCAGCCAATGCTACACTGAGACCGATCTGGCTTTGCCACGATTGGTCTTTTTTCATCCTTGACACAATTCAGTTTACAGTGTAAATTCATTTATAGATTTACAGTGTAAATCTATTGAGGTTTTGAAATGGCGCGAACCCGTAATCAAGCACTCAACGATGAAACGATCATTCACATTAAGCAAGCGGCCCGCCAACTAATGGCACAACATGGCACAGCCGGCTTATCGATTCGTGGGATTGCCAAAGTTCTATCGGTTAGCCCACCAGCCTTGTACCACTATTTTGCTAATTTGGAAGACCTGATTACAACCTTGATTGCCGATAGTTTTAATAGTTTGGCCGATACCTTAGATGCGGTTGGGCTTAAATCGCGCACAAAAACCAAGGCTGGGCGTTTGTTGATGGTCTTTGAGGCCTATCGCCAATGGGCCTTCGACCATCCGATCGACTTTCAATTGATCTATGGCAATCCAATTCCTGGCTATAACGCGCCACGCGAAATTACCGTACCAGCGGTGGTTCGCACCTTTATTACGCCAGTTCGCTTGGCTGATCTCGCGATCAAAGCTGGCGAATCAAGCCTCAAGGATTTTCGCATTCCAGCATTTTGTGCTGAGCATATGAATGCCATGATTGTCGAACATGGCTATCCTGTGTCCTTAGAGTCGATGTACCTGATTATGACCCTTTGGACGCAAATTCATGGCCTGATTATGTTGGAATTGTATGGACATCTTAGCTCGAATGTTGGCAATGCCGACGCTTTCTATCGCCATCGCGTCATAGAAATGCTGCATACGTTTGGTTTTGACGATCTAACTTAATTCAATTTGGCCAGCACAATCAACGAGCCTTAGCAACCAGGCTTAGTTTGCTGTTGCCAAAAATCAGCAAGGAAGCATTATGACAAGTGAATTACACGTTATTTTTGGCACAGGCCCAATTGGTAAGGCAACCGCTCGCTGTTTGGTCAGTGCGGGCAAACAAGTGCGCATGATCAATCGTTCCGGCAAGGCCAGCCATCTGCCCGAAAGCGTTGAGGTGCTAGCTGGCGATATTTATGATCAAGACTTCGTCGCCCAACAAGCGCAGGCCGCCACCAGCGTTTACCAATGTGCCCAACCAGCTTATTACGAATGGACGAGCAAATTTCCAGCAATGCAAACAGCGGTGATCGAGGGTGTAGCCCAAAGTAAGGCCAAGTTGGTGGTGATGGAAAATTTATATGGCTATGGGCGCAGCAACGGCCAACCAATGACTGAAAATACACCTTTTGCCGCCCATACCCGCAAGGGCAAATTGCGAGCACAGATGAGTGAGCAACTGTTTGCCGCCCATCGTGCAGGCAAGATTCGCGCAACCAGCGTGCGAGCCTCAAATTTCTACGGCCCCGAATATCAATTAATGGGAGATCAGGTGGTTAAGCCAGCCTTGCAAGGCAAAAAAGTTAATTTGCTCGGCAAAGCCGATGTTCCGCATAGCTTTAGTTATGTCAATGATATTGGTGCAACCTTGGCATTACTTGGCACTGATGAGCGTGGTTTAGGCCGACCGTGGCATGCCCCCAGCCCTGCCGCACTAACCCAACAGGAGTTTGTGGCAATTTTAGCCAAGGTTTTGGGCCAGCCAGTCGGCTATCGCACCGTCAATACTGCCATGGTTTGGCTGCTTGGGCGCTTTATCAAAGAATTAGCCGAAACCGTCGAGATGCTGTATGAGTGGCAAGCGCCCTTTATTATGGATAGCAGCGCCTTTACCAAAACGTTTGGGCTTGAGGCAACTCCAATTGAACAAGGCGTTAAAGCCATGGCCGATTGGTTTCGCAATTAAATTGCAACGTGCAGCGCAATCAGATCAAAAGGTTGCGCTGCATTGCAAAGCCTTGGCCAACAATTGTTTATATTCAGCTCGTGGAATTTCGTAGGCTCCAAATGTTGCTAAATGCGGCGTGATAAATTGGGTATCAAGTAGTTGAAAGCCACCCGCCCGCAAGCGTTCGACCAACGCCACCAAAGCCACTTTGCTGGCATCACGAGCTTTGCTCCACATACTTTCGCCAGCAAACAAACCCGCCAAACCCACCCCATACAACCCCCCAACCATCTCACCATCCTGCCAAGCCTCGACACTATGGGCTAAACCACCAGCATGCAATTGACTATACATTTCAATAAATTCTTGGCTAATCCAGGTTTCATCGCGTTCAGCACAAGCCTGCATCGTTGCACGAAAGGCGGTATCAAAACGAATTTCAAAGGTTTGGCGGCGAATTGTGCGCTGCAAGGAATTAGATACATGAAACCGTTCGTCAAGTGGAATGATCGCCCGTGGATCAGGATCGTACCAATAGATCTGCCCATCCTCATCCATAGGAAAGATCCCTTGGGCATAGCCATAAATTAATAATTGTGGTGAGAGTCGCTTGGTCATGCTATCATGTCTCCAAAAAGTGAGGTCAACCAACCAATGAATACACGACGGGATGTCGCAACCGCCGAACCACAAACAACAACTGATGTCGAGCTAGATTTTATCACGCTCAGCGATGAGGAACTGGAAAAGCCCTATCGGGTTATTTTGCAAAATGATGATATCACGCCCATGGAAGTGGTCGTCTGGGTTTTGGAAAAAGTCTTCGAGCAATCGT
This genomic interval from Herpetosiphon gulosus contains the following:
- a CDS encoding S8 family serine peptidase → MRLIKPFILLMVLAAFCLPSASANTPDRLASKADSALLAKLNAGQQVPTLVLLQAQVDTNFADRLASKEAKGAAVVAALRQQAQRDQTPLLAELSNRGIRSEGFLSVNALYATLDLASAQWLAEQASVKQLIEDSIVVKVEKPVAETNPAPQTVNTTTWGVDYVKAPQVWAKGITGQGIVIAGEDTGVRWTHAALKNKYRGWDGANASHDYNWYDGIRTSLGGSNPCGIAINAPCDDNSHGTHTVGTVVGDNGTGEQIGVAPGAKWIACRNMDAGNGTPATYIRCIDWMLAPFPAAGTSAQGDPSKAPHVVNNSWGCPDTEGCTNTPSDGIQTSVQNVTNAGIMFVASAGNDGSSCATITTPVAIYPESFVVGSHTSSGAISGFSSRGPATNNGASRIGPDISAPGSSVRSATNGSDSTYGSSSGTSMASPHVVGVVALLWSARPELQGQVDLTRAILQETATPAPSTQTCGGVAGTSIPNNTFGHGYVNALTAIAPTLQGSITVDGTAATSATIRLENSVGVVEFGKTTGVYSTSLPAGLYTATVTVPNETPMTRQVTIVKGQVATEDFEFGGGTVSGNATLNGTGRAGVSITANPGNFTTETDANGDYSLDLPAGTFTISSEFMALETQVATVTVVLNQTIIQDFDFATTQTVNIQNFRFSPSPITVTLGTSILWRNLDASTHTTTRSQTPFVWDSGNLSQNQDYAVTFDQVGTFSYVCSLHGNMQGTVVVTPPLQKTYLPWTTK
- a CDS encoding TetR/AcrR family transcriptional regulator — its product is MARTRNQALNDETIIHIKQAARQLMAQHGTAGLSIRGIAKVLSVSPPALYHYFANLEDLITTLIADSFNSLADTLDAVGLKSRTKTKAGRLLMVFEAYRQWAFDHPIDFQLIYGNPIPGYNAPREITVPAVVRTFITPVRLADLAIKAGESSLKDFRIPAFCAEHMNAMIVEHGYPVSLESMYLIMTLWTQIHGLIMLELYGHLSSNVGNADAFYRHRVIEMLHTFGFDDLT
- a CDS encoding Lrp/AsnC ligand binding domain-containing protein, whose translation is MITAFVHIQTEPSAANGVAAGLTAIEGVAEVYSVTGEWDIIAIVRLADYDQLAKTVPDQIGSLKGIVRTSTVLAFRSFTKEEIAATWDIGLS
- a CDS encoding NAD-dependent epimerase/dehydratase family protein codes for the protein MTSELHVIFGTGPIGKATARCLVSAGKQVRMINRSGKASHLPESVEVLAGDIYDQDFVAQQAQAATSVYQCAQPAYYEWTSKFPAMQTAVIEGVAQSKAKLVVMENLYGYGRSNGQPMTENTPFAAHTRKGKLRAQMSEQLFAAHRAGKIRATSVRASNFYGPEYQLMGDQVVKPALQGKKVNLLGKADVPHSFSYVNDIGATLALLGTDERGLGRPWHAPSPAALTQQEFVAILAKVLGQPVGYRTVNTAMVWLLGRFIKELAETVEMLYEWQAPFIMDSSAFTKTFGLEATPIEQGVKAMADWFRN
- a CDS encoding CinA family protein, which gives rise to MSQALAQAVITALAQRQWTLATAESCTGGLLGDWLTNIAGSSVVYLGGIIAYANSAKQTLLHVPTSTLATVGAVSAETALDMAQGTAQALGATVGLSTTGIAGPGGGSPEKPVGLVYLGLHLPNQSLVEQHIWPYDRLGNKQASAKRALEWLLEQLGSA
- a CDS encoding DUF393 domain-containing protein, which produces MSQALLIFDGTCDFCTRAARWIKHLDRQQRIRIEPFQKPGVPESVGLSYAQCEQAAWMQTSEGKLWRGAGAVNAALSIATGKRLALGFYQLWGIRHIQDSVYKLVVKYRHRIPGDTPHCQQFPADCPKLG
- a CDS encoding oxygenase MpaB family protein, whose product is MRYTQPYLESLRPIGDPAADRLIEQLASNGDLARVSQVLRQITKNDQPLPRDLPPVLFDWLEHHCSPHGSIDWQRINNGAAFFARYGMAITVVLSTAALIGCYAAQKGVKVLTQTQRLQAEPYRRVTESGHFLMTVLQPQALQTNGAGLQVIQKVRLMHAAVRYQIAHAGQWKSAELGVPICQEDMLGTLMVFSYGVIWGLEQLGYRIAAQAAEDFLYTWCVIGELIGIDPTSLPRSMAEAEDLAYSISNRQHGPSDEGRELTQALLAMHTGLLPGRFFDGMVPALIHHLAGDEVARWMGVPQTRWKYAVRYLKTLNSAMRSITQRFPAIDEQFDRLTFLLLQRWTGAIHRGEL
- a CDS encoding CSLREA domain-containing protein, which encodes MRSFRWSLLAFLVGSSWYSAQPQASHATPTNQIQVTTTVDDTNPSNQTCSLREAVLAATSDQVVDACPAGAGADQILLPAGVYRLTKTGRDDDQGLTGDLDLRGSVQITGVSSATTIIDGNVTDRVLELHEGRLTLEHVEVRNGYILNNDDTATYYGHGIFQRNGNLTLNHVRVIHNGIITSPILYGLANYGGGVASLVGTLNIQNSFFNDNEVRTIFMGGVGIGGSLYIKQSTVNIANTIFEADTAGTGMAIANDGGNLTLSQSQIRLAIGQGEQGAAIDTIKGMTLIEASEFQQNQPRAVKINQGAEAEIINSLFVQNGGVGNFYCASGGAVANAGRVLISDSRFIDNYADQGGAVVQSHGSSEIYRSEFSANRSNGVNRLRENCHASGAAISQQAGTMLLDTSTLAFNDSRGLGGALDQRGVTSVLTLTNSTVVSNTNRFATGIGGAGVSISGTLALSNSMIANNWHTLSQTANDCLGNLTSQGHNLLEQPTSQCQLLNQQASDLLNLDPLLGEFALHGGSSRSFSLTAASPALDAGPADCGLVDQRLYPRPVDGNNDQTVRCDIGAFEAGMIAQTQYFSFLPFAMTGVR